The Mucilaginibacter gracilis genomic interval TATAATTGTGCTGACATTGATGCAAAGATAAGGTTGATTCTTGATTACAAATTTTTAGATTTGAATTTAACATGAAGCTGACTTACCAACCTTTTGAGCTTGAACTGAAACATGCATTCACGATAGCTAAGTTTTCGCGAACATCAACCCCAATTATGCTTGTACAACTAGAGTACGAGGGTTATACCGGCTATGGTGAGGCATCAATGGTGCCATATATGGGCGAAAGCCACCAAAGCGCTGCTGCTTTTTTACGGAAAGTGGATGTTGCAAAATTTACGTACCCGTTTGATTTTGCTTTTATTAACAGCTATTTAGACGGGCTTGAGGCTGGCCAACCAGCAATTAAGGCCGCTATTGATATTGCCCTGCACGATTTAAATGGCAAGCTTTTAAACCAGCCCTGTTGGCATTTATTTGACAGCGAACCGGCAAGCATGCCGGTAACATCCTTCACCATTGGTATTGATACGCCCGAAATGGTTTTGAAAAAATTAAAAGAGGCACAAGGCTTTAAAGTAATTAAAGTTAAGCTTGGCCGCGATAGCGATAAGGAACTAATTGAAACCATACGCACAGTAACCAATGTACCGCTATATGTAGACGCCAACCAGGGTTGGACCGACCTGCAACAAAGCCTTGACATGACCTATTGGCTGCACGAGCACGGTGTACAACTAATAGAGCAACCCATTATAAAAACCGATATTGAAAGTAATGCCTGGTTAAGCGAACGCAGCCCCATACCCATAATTGGCGATGAGAGCGTGCAGCGTTTGGCCGATGTAACTAAGGCGTATGGCGTTTACAACGGTATTAACGTAAAGCTAATGAAATCGGCAGGGATGTATGAGGCTCACCAGATGCTATTGCTGGCAAAAAAACTTGGCCTTAAAACCATGATTGGTTGCATGAGCGAAACCAGTTGCGCAACGTTAGCCGCTGCCAGCCTTGCCCCATTATGCGATTGGGCCGATGTTGATGGCCCCTTTTTAACCACCAATAACCCGTATGCCATGCCCGGGTTTGAACATGGCAAATGGGTTTTAAGTGATGATGCCGGGCTTGGGTTAAAAACCCTGCCGCAATGGTGAACTATTTAAATTCGTTTCCACAAAGTATTAGCCCAACTTATTCCCTCCTCGGGGAGGGGTGCGTTAGGTTGTGAAGTGGCAGGGAGGGGTTTATTCACCTTGATCTCGCATAAACCCCTCCCTGCACCCTCCCGTGGGGAGGGAATCGCACAGGCTCAACGTTTGCGCCTAACCGCCGTCTCACTCTTTGGGATTAACGGGGATTAATCTTTCCCTAATATAATTGGTGCGCCTTTGCCGTTGCCCAGTATAATTACTTTGGCGTTTGGCGATAGGGCAATTTCTTTTTGAGCCTTTATGGTTTCGTATTGCAATTGCTTATCGGATAGGCCGGTTGAAAGTATCTTTTGATAATCGGCAATACCCTGTGCTTCTACGCGTTTGCGTTCGGCTTCTTGTTTTTCTTTTTGGAGTACAAATTGCATCTTTTGGGCGTCTTGTTCGGCGTTGATTTTAGACTCGATGCTGGCTTTTACCGATGCCGGGAGAGAGATATTACGCAATAAAATTGATTGCAGTTCCATGCCGTTTTTGGCAAGGCTCGCGCCAATATTCTGCTGTATTTTCGCTTGAAATTCTCCCCTTTTTGTTGAGTAAAGTTCTACAGCCTCGTAGTTAACGGCGTTAGTTAAAATAGCTGTACGCGATACCGGGCGAACTATGTTATCAATGTAATCGGCACCAATATTTTGCAATAGATATGGAGTTTTGCTCGGAATTAAACGATAAAGTACTGTAATATCGATTGTAACCTCCAAACCGTCCGACGATAGCACTTTGATGGCGTCGTCACCTTTTTTCTGACCCTCGTCGGTTTGGGCACTCATAGTATAGTTTTGTGTTTTGGCGTCAAAAACCGTAACATCAACAACCGGGTCAATGATGTGTAAACCAGCTTCTAAAACATCGGGTTGTACTTTGCCGAAGAAGGATTGTACGCCAATTGTGCCTTTATCAATTACTTTAACCGACGAACTGAATAAGCCCAATACCACCACTACCACACCCGCAATGGTAATAATGCCCGAGTAGTGGCTATTGGGAGATGGGCTGTGTTTGATTACCATACCCGCAATGAGTATAATAATGCCAATAATAGCTATAAACATGATATTGTTTTTTTGCTGAAATTACAAATTTTTCTGCTGGTTACGAATGTCTTTAACCAGCCGCAATTTGAAAATAAGCACCATAACGCCCAAAAATACGCCGCCCAATACGTAGGCCCAATTGTGGTTTTTTATGCTGTAGTACACAAATATGGCACATAAAAATATGCAGATATTGTATAGCACGTTTAAAAGTATTTTGCCCCACATGCTAATAAACCTCCATAGTAGGGTCAATCTCGTCGGCCCATGCCAAAATGCCGCCTTTTAGGTTGTACAGGTTGGTAAAGCCTTTTTGCTCCAGTTGCATTATGGCTACGGCACTGCGCTTGCCGCTGCGGCATTGTACAACAACGGGTTTGTCTTTAGCAATTTTTTCGGACTCGATCAAAATTCCTGCTAACGGAATAAGTAAACCGCCCAGGTTTGACATTTCGTATTCAAAATCTTCGCGAACATCAATCAGTTGGAAATCTTCGTTATTATCTATTTTTTCTTTAAGTTCAAGTACACTTATTTCTTTCATGTTTTAAATTTTATAAAGCAAAGTTATTCATTTTATCATATAAAACAGGCGCAGCTATTTCAATTGAAGTTGTAACAATAAACCCCTGCGAGCGTTTAATTATCGGTTACATTTGTTTGCTACTTTATTGATGAAAAAAATAACACGTTTCTTTTGGTTTTGCTCGGGTGCGCACCAGGAAACCCTAAAAAAATATCCTATTGAGCATAATAAATATGTGGGTATAGGGGCCACTATATTTTTTACCGCATTGTTTGCTTCGCTCTCCGGGGGGTATGCTATGTATTTTGTTTTTAGCGGGAGCGACTTTGCTGTTGCATTTGCCATCCTTTTCGGGATGATATGGGGGCTGGCCATTTTTAATATGGACCGCTACATAGTTGGCAGTATTAACAAAAAAGGTACAACCAACCAGCAGCTTTTGCAGGCATCGCCCCGCATATTGCTGGCTATAATGATAGGGGTAGTAATATCGCGCCCGCTGGAGCTTAAAATTTTTGATAAGGAAATTCGCCAAAAGCTCAAAACATCGTACCTAAACGGGCAACGTAGCAAGGTTGATACCCTGCAAAAAGCCTACAACGAAAAATACAGCCAGGAGTTGAACAAAAACAGCGAAATGAAAAAGGAGCGCGATTCGCTCACTAAAGATATTAACCGCTCGCGCTACCAGTTGAACCAGGAAGTTTTTGGCGATAAAAGCAACCAAACATCGGGCTTAAAAGGTTATGGCACATACGCCAAGCAAAAGGAGGGAGTTTTGCAGGAAAAGCAAGACCGTTTGAAGATAGTGCAGGGCAATTTGGATAAAATGGACGGCTACCTTAACCAACGAAAGGAGTTTGACGGGCTAAATAATGTAAAACTATTTTCGGAACATCAGCTTGATAGCCTTGCCAACGTTGCCGGCTTTGCCGACCGTAATTGGGCACTAGGCCAGTTAATGTTTAGGGACAACGGAACAAAAGATATTGATACCTACCTGGCACAAAGTTTTATAGCCTACCTGTTTATTTTGTTTGAGTGTTTACCGGTACTGGTAAAATTGATGTCGCCAAAAGGATCGTACGATGTGGCGCTTTCGCGGATAGAAGAAGCCGACGTGCATTTTGCCGACAAGGACAAAGATAAATCGGTAGCTGTTACCGACAGCGTTTTTGACCACGATGTAACCACTGAGGTTGATAAGCGCAAGAAGGTAATTACCTGGCAGGCCGGTAAAGACTTGGAGGGGATGGGGTAGATTGGAACGCTGGTTTAGCTTTGACAACTTTGTGAAGTTGTCAAAGCTTGACTGGCACGCCCTACTTCAAGTCCAACTTCTCCTCAGTCATCAACCGTCCTACCGGGTATCTCATATAAGTTTTCTCGGCGTATTGCGAATTGTTGTATATAAACTCCAATTGCTGACCGGCACTTTTGGCAAGAGCCGGGTCTTTGGCTTTGGCATCTTCCAGTTTTTGTTTTAATGCGGGGTCTTGCTTGAGCATGTTGGCTGCAAAATCTTCAAAAACATAGTCGGAATAATGTTCCTTGCCACCTAAAACCGAATCGAAAAAATTCCAGGCGAAGAAGGAATCAACGCCTTGTGGTTCCAAAGTTTCAACAATATAGCGGTTAATGGCTTGGTTGGTATAAACTACGTAATCGCCGGAGAAAAATTTTACCGGCATGTTTGTTGGTTTAAGCTGTACATTGCTGTGCAGGTAATGGCCCTCGTAAGGGCGTGTAGGGGTACGCATATCGCCGAGGTAATACATTTGCAGGTTAAGCGTGGTGTCGTGCACAAGCCGTTTCATGGCAACGTTATTGAGATGGAACAGATCGATTATTTTACCCCAGGCTTGCGGAATGATGTAGGCCACCGGCTTATCTGCCGTGGCGGTAACTTTGTAATTGTTAAAATATTTAATGGTTTTGGTGAAGGGCTTAGTGCGGTCGTAATAT includes:
- a CDS encoding DUF4407 domain-containing protein produces the protein MKKITRFFWFCSGAHQETLKKYPIEHNKYVGIGATIFFTALFASLSGGYAMYFVFSGSDFAVAFAILFGMIWGLAIFNMDRYIVGSINKKGTTNQQLLQASPRILLAIMIGVVISRPLELKIFDKEIRQKLKTSYLNGQRSKVDTLQKAYNEKYSQELNKNSEMKKERDSLTKDINRSRYQLNQEVFGDKSNQTSGLKGYGTYAKQKEGVLQEKQDRLKIVQGNLDKMDGYLNQRKEFDGLNNVKLFSEHQLDSLANVAGFADRNWALGQLMFRDNGTKDIDTYLAQSFIAYLFILFECLPVLVKLMSPKGSYDVALSRIEEADVHFADKDKDKSVAVTDSVFDHDVTTEVDKRKKVITWQAGKDLEGMG
- a CDS encoding rhodanese-like domain-containing protein gives rise to the protein MKEISVLELKEKIDNNEDFQLIDVREDFEYEMSNLGGLLIPLAGILIESEKIAKDKPVVVQCRSGKRSAVAIMQLEQKGFTNLYNLKGGILAWADEIDPTMEVY
- a CDS encoding prohibitin family protein → MFIAIIGIIILIAGMVIKHSPSPNSHYSGIITIAGVVVVVLGLFSSSVKVIDKGTIGVQSFFGKVQPDVLEAGLHIIDPVVDVTVFDAKTQNYTMSAQTDEGQKKGDDAIKVLSSDGLEVTIDITVLYRLIPSKTPYLLQNIGADYIDNIVRPVSRTAILTNAVNYEAVELYSTKRGEFQAKIQQNIGASLAKNGMELQSILLRNISLPASVKASIESKINAEQDAQKMQFVLQKEKQEAERKRVEAQGIADYQKILSTGLSDKQLQYETIKAQKEIALSPNAKVIILGNGKGAPIILGKD
- a CDS encoding DUF6358 family protein, with translation MWGKILLNVLYNICIFLCAIFVYYSIKNHNWAYVLGGVFLGVMVLIFKLRLVKDIRNQQKNL
- a CDS encoding dipeptide epimerase → MKLTYQPFELELKHAFTIAKFSRTSTPIMLVQLEYEGYTGYGEASMVPYMGESHQSAAAFLRKVDVAKFTYPFDFAFINSYLDGLEAGQPAIKAAIDIALHDLNGKLLNQPCWHLFDSEPASMPVTSFTIGIDTPEMVLKKLKEAQGFKVIKVKLGRDSDKELIETIRTVTNVPLYVDANQGWTDLQQSLDMTYWLHEHGVQLIEQPIIKTDIESNAWLSERSPIPIIGDESVQRLADVTKAYGVYNGINVKLMKSAGMYEAHQMLLLAKKLGLKTMIGCMSETSCATLAAASLAPLCDWADVDGPFLTTNNPYAMPGFEHGKWVLSDDAGLGLKTLPQW